In Pseudomonas nunensis, a single window of DNA contains:
- a CDS encoding DeoR/GlpR family DNA-binding transcription regulator, giving the protein MSKRNTPQRRHNILVLLNEQGEVSVDELAKRFETSEVTIRKDLAALESNGLLLRRYGGAITMPQELVADLGQPVSKYKQAIARAAVTRIREHARIIIDSGSTTAAMIPELGQQPGLVVMTNSLHVANALSELEHEPVLLMTGGTWDPHSESFQGQVAEQVLRSYDFDQLFIGADGIDLVRGTTTFNELLGLSRVMAEVAREVVVMVEADKIGRKIPNLELPWSSVHTLITDDRLPLEARDQIQARGINLIIAAVSQEK; this is encoded by the coding sequence ATGTCGAAGCGCAATACACCACAACGTCGCCACAACATCCTCGTCTTGCTCAATGAGCAGGGTGAAGTGAGCGTGGATGAGTTGGCCAAACGTTTCGAAACCTCGGAAGTGACGATTCGCAAGGATCTGGCGGCCCTTGAGAGCAATGGTCTGTTGCTGCGCAGGTACGGTGGCGCGATCACCATGCCACAGGAACTGGTGGCGGATCTCGGCCAACCGGTTTCCAAGTACAAGCAAGCCATCGCTCGCGCCGCCGTCACGCGGATTCGTGAGCATGCGCGCATCATCATCGACAGCGGCAGTACCACGGCGGCGATGATCCCGGAACTCGGTCAGCAACCCGGCCTGGTGGTCATGACCAATTCGCTGCACGTGGCCAACGCCTTGAGCGAATTGGAGCACGAACCCGTGCTGTTGATGACTGGCGGCACCTGGGACCCCCATTCCGAATCCTTTCAAGGGCAGGTCGCCGAGCAGGTACTACGCTCTTACGACTTCGACCAGTTGTTCATCGGTGCCGATGGCATCGATCTGGTCCGTGGCACCACCACCTTCAACGAATTGCTGGGCTTGAGCCGTGTGATGGCTGAAGTCGCCCGGGAAGTGGTGGTGATGGTGGAGGCCGACAAGATCGGCCGCAAGATCCCCAACCTGGAACTGCCCTGGAGCAGTGTCCATACCCTTATTACCGATGATCGCCTGCCGCTGGAGGCACGGGATCAGATTCAGGCTCGCGGTATCAACTTGATCATCGCGGCTGTCAGTCAGGAGAAATAG
- a CDS encoding phytoene/squalene synthase family protein: MDESLILVNHNNQQPGTGHKLPIQSEGLVNRTRTSLPIDPVRYQDEILAQVSRTFALTITQLPAELYPAVTNAYLLCRIADTIEDEPGLTAGQKRYYENLYLDAVSGRADPQAFSDELSLCLTDQTLQAEHDLVRHLPQVLAVTRTLKPSQREVILQCLSVMTQGMSEFQENAGLQGLATQRELDRYCYCVAGVVGKLLTEFFIDVEPSLLPQRENLHRLAVSFGTGLQLTNILKDQWDDRLRGACWLPRDLLAKHGVQLAQLKAGQDDPNYTRALAELIGTAHSHLQQALQYALLIPASHEGIRRFNLWTIGLALLTLRKVHRNPARTVKVSHAQVAWVMRLTRLSQRSDLGLRMLYKLASSTLPLTPLGAEWQ, translated from the coding sequence ATGGACGAATCACTGATACTGGTGAATCACAATAATCAGCAACCAGGCACCGGCCACAAGCTGCCAATCCAGAGTGAAGGGCTGGTTAATCGAACCCGCACCAGTCTCCCCATCGATCCTGTCCGCTATCAGGATGAAATCCTCGCGCAAGTATCTCGCACGTTCGCCTTGACCATTACCCAGTTGCCCGCCGAACTTTACCCGGCAGTCACCAACGCCTACTTGCTGTGTCGCATCGCCGATACCATCGAAGACGAACCAGGGCTCACCGCCGGACAAAAACGCTATTACGAAAATCTCTATCTGGATGCCGTATCCGGCCGCGCAGATCCTCAGGCTTTCAGTGACGAGTTGAGCCTGTGCCTGACGGATCAGACCCTTCAGGCGGAACATGATCTGGTCCGGCACCTGCCACAGGTGTTGGCCGTAACACGCACCCTCAAACCCTCTCAGCGAGAGGTCATCCTGCAGTGCCTGAGCGTGATGACCCAAGGCATGAGCGAGTTTCAGGAGAATGCCGGCTTGCAGGGTTTAGCCACACAGCGAGAGCTGGATCGTTATTGCTATTGCGTCGCCGGCGTCGTGGGAAAGCTGCTGACCGAGTTTTTCATCGATGTTGAACCCAGCCTGTTACCCCAACGAGAAAACCTGCATCGGTTGGCTGTTTCGTTTGGTACGGGTCTGCAATTGACCAATATCCTCAAGGATCAATGGGACGACCGTCTGCGGGGTGCTTGCTGGCTGCCTCGGGACCTGCTTGCCAAGCATGGTGTCCAGCTCGCGCAGCTAAAGGCGGGGCAAGATGACCCGAACTACACACGGGCGCTGGCGGAACTGATTGGCACCGCCCACTCCCATTTGCAGCAGGCGCTGCAATACGCCCTGCTCATCCCGGCCAGCCATGAGGGCATTCGGCGATTTAATCTGTGGACGATTGGTCTGGCGTTGTTGACGTTGCGTAAGGTTCATAGAAACCCCGCCAGAACAGTCAAGGTGTCGCACGCTCAAGTGGCGTGGGTCATGCGCCTGACGCGACTGTCCCAGCGGTCGGATCTCGGCCTGCGCATGCTGTACAAATTAGCCTCGAGCACACTGCCATTGACTCCATTGGGAGCCGAGTGGCAATAG